One window of the Thermomicrobiales bacterium genome contains the following:
- a CDS encoding GNAT family protein: protein MADQPIFNIIGERVALGPLRRDLIPLYARWRNDFAIQITFGNSLQPVTIEEQTRWFDGQVSSEARWFTIYERETQRPIGTTDLFDIEYRYRACEFGILIGEADARGKGYGAEATRLMLDYAFTALGMHNVMLRVAEYNPAGVRAYQKAGFREFGRRRQSDRVNGVYYDEIYMDCLATEFESPVLSHVLAPDVSR from the coding sequence GTGGCGGACCAGCCAATTTTCAACATCATCGGCGAGCGCGTGGCCCTCGGACCGTTGCGGCGTGACCTGATCCCGCTCTATGCGCGCTGGCGGAATGATTTCGCGATCCAGATCACGTTCGGCAACTCGCTGCAACCAGTGACGATCGAGGAGCAGACGCGCTGGTTCGACGGGCAGGTATCCAGCGAGGCGCGCTGGTTCACGATCTACGAGCGCGAGACGCAGAGGCCGATCGGCACGACCGACCTGTTCGACATTGAATATCGCTACCGCGCCTGCGAGTTCGGCATCCTGATCGGCGAGGCGGACGCGCGCGGCAAGGGCTACGGCGCCGAGGCGACGCGACTGATGCTCGATTACGCCTTCACCGCGCTCGGGATGCATAACGTGATGTTGAGAGTCGCGGAGTACAACCCGGCCGGCGTCCGCGCCTATCAGAAGGCAGGGTTCCGCGAGTTCGGCCGCCGCCGTCAATCCGACAGGGTCAACGGCGTCTACTACGACGAGATCTACATGGACTGCCTCGCGACCGAGTTCGAGAGCCCGGTGCTTTCGCATGTGCTTGCGCCGGATGTATCGAGATGA
- a CDS encoding ankyrin repeat domain-containing protein: MRDFYTEQQLIDAVKAGDEDRVRAIASLSPELIDTEEDGVPVVRLAVYFRHPRIAQALADMGARLDIFTAAAMDKADRLAILLQGARGQIDGWSADGYTPLALAARFGALHSARLLLAVGADPNARDANGHTPLDLAADGGGDAITRLLVARGANPSIG, translated from the coding sequence ATGCGGGATTTCTATACCGAGCAGCAGCTGATCGACGCGGTGAAGGCCGGCGATGAGGATCGCGTGCGGGCCATCGCGTCGCTGTCGCCGGAGCTGATCGATACCGAGGAGGACGGTGTGCCGGTTGTCCGTCTGGCGGTCTACTTCCGTCACCCACGGATAGCCCAGGCGCTCGCCGATATGGGTGCGCGGCTGGACATCTTCACTGCCGCTGCGATGGACAAGGCCGATCGGCTGGCGATCCTCCTGCAGGGCGCGCGCGGCCAGATCGACGGCTGGAGCGCGGATGGATACACGCCGCTGGCGCTGGCTGCGCGCTTCGGGGCGTTGCACAGCGCGCGGCTGCTGCTGGCGGTCGGAGCTGACCCGAACGCCCGCGATGCCAACGGCCACACGCCGCTCGACCTGGCGGCAGACGGTGGTGGCGACGCGATCACTCGTCTCCTCGTTGCCCGTGGGGCCAATCCGTCGATCGGCTGA
- a CDS encoding GAF domain-containing protein: MTARRSIRSRSQRELAPMVDERGDDRRDALEHGVARLLARLSRALVLESRPEIVVRAALDALVSEVGATSAAVYFTDFDQLVARPAYTVNYPPDVLERVRDISLDIPSMSTLALLTSDVVTIGSRAEAPPEIAFSLELADRMGIHASAAVPLVAAGRTLGVLVYNLGEEHAFSPDETRLLREVGDRIAAAVERARMEEELTRHAREMTLLHSIAVAVAGETDLDMILRETLSRLATVLDFTGGLIALVEGDDLVVRAAHNPLVSDSHGNRRPRGVGLGWLVVERGEPILSNDVASDPRRGHFPSSRKLPGSYLAIPLVWHGKPFGLLQLVAEAAGAFRHTDLLLLQTVGTIISGPIELATRYRFEIELRDALDQIRSRLEAILEHAPMGVLFFDREDRLAFANSPLSDALHLLPKGELRLGRSWTELAGQLEHRRWGGEPDRFLQLINTTRLTRNEVLVDDFQLRAPDQTLRRIAAPVFESGEFSGHLIILLDVTAEREALRQAEQALALRDRFISIASHELKTPLTAIKGTAQLLLKLHAAGRLDLDRAARSLDTIDTQAARIDRLVDDLLDVSRMQTSRIALRPELIDLAALVSGVARTLPEASRDRILLDLPPELPGQWDPLRLEQVVLNLLDNALKYSPPDRPVDVRLARDGDAAVLTVADYGVGIPAADLPALFRPFSRGANVASSDAPGRGLGLFITRQIVEAHHGDITATSAVDEGATFTVRLPVDGPHPPAPSPNAGRGGDEGSGGRAGLS, translated from the coding sequence ATGACAGCGCGCCGATCGATCCGCAGCCGCAGCCAGCGAGAGCTCGCGCCAATGGTTGACGAACGCGGTGACGACCGACGTGACGCGCTGGAGCACGGCGTTGCGCGGCTGCTCGCCCGGCTCAGCCGCGCGCTCGTCCTCGAATCGCGGCCGGAGATCGTCGTCCGCGCCGCGCTCGACGCGCTCGTCTCCGAAGTCGGAGCGACGAGCGCGGCAGTCTATTTCACGGATTTCGACCAGCTCGTCGCCCGCCCGGCCTACACCGTCAACTACCCGCCCGACGTCCTCGAGCGCGTCCGTGATATCTCGCTCGACATCCCCTCGATGTCGACCCTGGCATTGCTGACCAGCGATGTAGTGACGATCGGTTCGCGAGCCGAGGCGCCACCGGAGATCGCGTTCAGCCTGGAGCTTGCCGACCGGATGGGCATCCATGCCTCGGCTGCCGTGCCACTGGTCGCCGCCGGCCGGACGCTCGGCGTCCTCGTCTACAACCTCGGCGAGGAGCACGCATTCTCCCCCGACGAGACGCGCCTGCTGCGCGAGGTCGGCGACCGGATCGCCGCAGCCGTCGAGCGTGCCCGGATGGAAGAGGAGCTGACCCGGCACGCCCGCGAGATGACGCTTCTGCATTCGATCGCCGTGGCCGTGGCCGGCGAAACCGATCTGGACATGATCCTCCGCGAGACGCTGTCCCGCCTGGCCACCGTGCTGGATTTCACCGGCGGGCTGATCGCGCTGGTCGAGGGTGACGACCTCGTCGTCCGCGCGGCGCACAACCCGCTCGTCTCCGACAGCCACGGAAATCGCCGGCCACGTGGGGTCGGGCTCGGCTGGCTCGTGGTCGAGCGGGGCGAGCCGATCCTCAGCAACGACGTGGCGTCTGACCCGCGCCGGGGGCATTTCCCCTCTTCTCGAAAGCTTCCCGGCTCCTACCTCGCGATCCCGCTCGTCTGGCATGGCAAGCCGTTTGGCCTCCTCCAGCTCGTGGCCGAGGCGGCCGGCGCGTTCCGCCACACCGATCTGTTGTTGCTCCAGACCGTTGGCACGATCATCAGTGGGCCGATCGAGCTGGCGACGCGCTACCGGTTCGAGATCGAGCTGCGTGACGCGCTCGATCAGATACGCTCCCGCCTGGAGGCGATTCTGGAGCACGCGCCGATGGGTGTGCTGTTCTTCGACCGGGAAGACCGGCTGGCGTTCGCCAACTCGCCACTCTCCGACGCGCTTCACCTGCTGCCGAAGGGCGAGCTGCGGCTGGGCCGGTCGTGGACAGAGCTGGCGGGCCAGCTAGAGCATCGTCGCTGGGGTGGCGAGCCAGATCGATTCCTGCAGCTGATCAATACCACCCGGCTGACGCGCAATGAAGTGCTGGTGGATGACTTTCAGCTCCGCGCGCCCGACCAGACGCTGCGGCGGATTGCCGCGCCGGTCTTCGAGTCCGGCGAGTTCTCCGGTCACCTGATCATTCTCCTCGACGTCACCGCCGAGCGTGAGGCGCTGCGGCAGGCCGAGCAGGCGCTGGCGCTGCGGGATCGCTTCATCAGCATCGCCTCGCACGAGCTGAAGACGCCGCTGACCGCGATCAAGGGCACAGCCCAACTCTTGCTGAAGCTGCACGCGGCCGGCCGCCTCGATCTCGACCGCGCGGCGCGCTCGCTGGACACGATCGACACACAGGCGGCGCGGATCGATCGGCTGGTCGATGACCTGCTCGACGTCTCGCGGATGCAGACCAGCCGGATCGCGCTCCGACCCGAGCTGATCGACCTCGCCGCCCTCGTCTCTGGCGTCGCCAGAACGCTGCCCGAAGCATCGCGCGACCGCATCCTGCTGGATCTACCGCCGGAGCTGCCGGGCCAGTGGGACCCGCTGCGGCTGGAGCAGGTCGTCCTCAACCTGCTCGACAACGCGCTGAAGTACTCGCCGCCCGACAGGCCGGTCGATGTCCGCCTTGCCCGCGATGGCGACGCGGCAGTCCTGACCGTCGCCGACTACGGCGTCGGCATCCCGGCTGCCGATCTGCCGGCGCTGTTCCGACCCTTTTCCCGCGGCGCCAACGTCGCGTCCAGCGACGCCCCCGGTCGCGGCCTCGGCTTGTTCATCACCCGCCAGATCGTCGAAGCGCACCACGGCGATATCACCGCCACCAGCGCCGTGGACGAGGGGGCGACGTTTACGGTGCGGTTGCCGGTGGACGGCCCTCACCCCCCTGCCCCCTCTCCCAATGCTGGGAGAGGGGGAGATGAGGG
- a CDS encoding amidohydrolase family protein, producing the protein MQRVMDEAMADGAFGVSYALIYPPDVFADTGEVADICEVVGRYGGVYITHLRSEADMFLEGLEEAIEIGNRSGAAVEVYHLKAAGQRNWPKMAQAIARIDRARAEGLDITADMYPYEAAGTGLTSVLPPWIAEGGKTYENLRDPEARAKIRAATEKPDGTWEAMGDLAGPEGVMPVSFAKPEHRHYAGMRLSEIAAEQGKDWIDAAMDLLISEEQRISTIYFMMSDDNLRLQLQQPWIKVSSDAGGMGPEWAAADGPTHPRAYGTWTRVLGHFVRDEGVIELEDAIRKMTSSVADRLSLRDRGLLREGMLADVVVFDPETVRDNATFTDPHQLSTGVRDVWVNGGRVLKDGQHTGATPGRFVKGPGA; encoded by the coding sequence ATGCAGCGGGTGATGGATGAGGCGATGGCGGACGGCGCGTTCGGCGTGTCCTACGCGCTGATCTACCCGCCGGACGTCTTCGCCGACACCGGCGAGGTGGCCGACATCTGCGAGGTCGTCGGGCGCTACGGCGGCGTCTACATCACCCACCTGCGCTCGGAAGCGGACATGTTCCTGGAGGGGCTCGAGGAAGCGATCGAGATCGGCAATCGCTCCGGCGCGGCGGTCGAGGTCTACCACCTCAAGGCGGCCGGCCAGCGTAACTGGCCGAAGATGGCGCAGGCGATCGCCCGCATCGACCGCGCCCGCGCCGAGGGGCTGGACATCACCGCCGACATGTACCCCTACGAGGCGGCCGGCACCGGCCTGACCTCGGTCCTGCCGCCGTGGATCGCCGAGGGCGGCAAGACCTACGAGAACCTGCGCGACCCGGAGGCGCGGGCGAAGATCCGCGCGGCGACCGAGAAGCCGGACGGAACCTGGGAGGCGATGGGTGATCTGGCCGGCCCGGAGGGGGTCATGCCCGTCTCGTTCGCCAAGCCGGAGCACCGTCACTACGCGGGGATGCGCCTGTCGGAGATCGCCGCCGAGCAGGGCAAGGATTGGATCGACGCCGCGATGGACCTGCTCATCTCCGAGGAGCAGCGCATCTCGACGATCTACTTCATGATGAGCGACGACAACCTGCGCCTCCAGCTCCAGCAGCCGTGGATCAAGGTCAGCTCCGACGCCGGCGGCATGGGCCCCGAGTGGGCTGCCGCCGACGGGCCGACCCATCCGCGCGCCTACGGGACCTGGACCCGCGTGCTGGGCCACTTCGTCCGCGACGAGGGGGTTATCGAGCTGGAGGACGCCATCCGAAAGATGACGTCGTCGGTCGCCGACCGGCTCAGCCTGCGTGATCGCGGCCTGCTGCGCGAGGGCATGCTGGCCGACGTGGTCGTCTTCGACCCGGAGACCGTGCGCGACAACGCCACCTTCACCGACCCGCACCAGCTCTCGACCGGCGTCCGCGACGTCTGGGTCAACGGCGGCCGCGTCCTGAAGGACGGCCAGCACACCGGCGCAACGCCGGGCCGCTTCGTGAAGGGGCCGGGGGCGTAG
- a CDS encoding ECF transporter S component — protein MSSSGGRSSSRILIAIISLLGVSSFLYPFFLPALAGVGGQAGRSGLEAQLVFTALGIGCLVALLLVVQESAAGTRGASRMVALLGALVAIDATLRLVPTLLGASPIFLLIILVGFTYGSDLGFLMGALTMLVSALLTGGVGPWLPYQMLGAGWVGLTAAWLPRGREPGDRAEILRLAAFGAAWGLLYGAILNLTEWPWAAPGLDTSAGLYWVPGMGVGEALAAYGRFYLTTSLLYDAFRAAANVALILALGRPLVRLLDRYRDRFTWRPWIAVDDSAPIDPQPQPARARANG, from the coding sequence ATGAGCAGCAGTGGAGGCAGGAGCTCATCACGCATCCTGATCGCCATCATCAGCCTGCTCGGCGTCTCGTCGTTCCTCTACCCGTTCTTCCTGCCGGCGCTGGCCGGAGTGGGTGGTCAGGCGGGGCGCAGTGGTCTCGAAGCCCAGCTGGTGTTCACCGCGTTGGGAATCGGCTGCCTGGTGGCGCTGCTGCTGGTGGTTCAGGAGTCGGCCGCCGGGACGCGCGGAGCGTCGCGGATGGTCGCGCTGCTCGGCGCTCTCGTTGCGATCGACGCGACGTTGCGCCTGGTTCCGACATTGCTGGGCGCTTCCCCGATCTTCCTGCTGATCATCCTGGTCGGCTTCACCTATGGCTCGGATCTGGGCTTTCTGATGGGCGCGCTGACAATGCTCGTCTCCGCGCTGTTGACCGGCGGAGTCGGGCCATGGCTGCCCTACCAGATGCTTGGCGCGGGCTGGGTCGGTCTCACCGCCGCCTGGCTGCCGCGCGGGCGCGAGCCGGGCGATCGCGCCGAGATCCTCCGGTTGGCGGCGTTCGGCGCTGCCTGGGGGTTGCTGTATGGCGCGATCCTGAACCTGACCGAGTGGCCCTGGGCTGCGCCGGGGCTGGACACCAGCGCCGGCCTCTACTGGGTTCCCGGCATGGGCGTCGGGGAGGCGCTGGCCGCCTATGGCCGGTTCTATCTGACGACGTCGCTGCTCTACGATGCGTTCCGCGCCGCTGCCAACGTCGCGCTCATCCTGGCGCTTGGCCGGCCGCTCGTTCGCCTGCTCGATCGCTACCGCGATCGCTTCACCTGGCGCCCGTGGATCGCCGTCGATGACAGCGCGCCGATCGATCCGCAGCCGCAGCCAGCGAGAGCTCGCGCCAATGGTTGA